Proteins encoded within one genomic window of Gadus chalcogrammus isolate NIFS_2021 chromosome 6, NIFS_Gcha_1.0, whole genome shotgun sequence:
- the LOC130384535 gene encoding transcription cofactor vestigial-like protein 4, which produces MAVANFHYITRMSSGFKVYILEGQPNLRSEDRYRHMTTERVRGPAVYPIKRKRSHDHGLTLEERRERALSRSRGPQRASVLPVPPSPTSTWSPSPSPTSPLPHHAYYAPVMDEPLALIKRPRREESDGTKDKTTGSAPSQAQMRPSVITCVSSVRSTGTMSRSEVHGRHSSVTSDSSYDHGVEEHFQRSLGAAYRRAHPQQASIGVSVDDHFAKALGEKWLQIKSKSSSCSSTPPSSPSVTHSPVYGLNLAHKGGRSTSSPTSGPWVLH; this is translated from the exons ATGGCTGTGGCCAATTTTCACTATATAACCCGGATGAGCAGCGGCTTCAAGGTCTACATCTTGGAAG GTCAGCCCAACCTGAGGAGTGAGGACCGGTACAGACACATGACCACCGAACGGGTTCGAGGCCCCGCCGTCTACCCAATCAAGCGCAAGCGCAGCCACGACCACGGCCTGACTCTGGAGGAAAG GCGAGAGAGGGCCCTGAGCCGCAGCAGGGGCCCCCAGAGAGCCTCTGTGCTCCCCGTCCCACCGAGCCCCACGTCGACCTGGAGCCCGAGCCCCAGCCCCACAAGCCCCCTGCCCCACCACGCCTACTACGCCCCGGTCATGGACGAGCCGCTGGCCCTCATCAAGAGGCCACGGCGGGAGGAATCTGACGGCACAAAGGACAAGACGACAGGCTCCGCCCCCAGCCAAGCGCAG ATGCGTCCCTCTGTGATCACCTGTGTGTCTTCGGTCCGGAGCACTGGAACCATGTCGAGGTCTGAGGTCCACGGGAGGCACTCATCAG TGACCTCCGACAGCAGCTACGACCACGGGGTGGAGGAGCACTTCCAGAGGAGCCTGGGAGCGGCGTACCGGCGCGCCCACCCCCAGCAGGCCTCCATCGGCGTCTCCGTGGACGACCATTTTGCCAAGGCCCTGGGCGAGAAGTGGCTCCAGATCAAGTCCAAGTCctcgtcctgctcctccacgcCCCCCAGCTCACCCAGCGTCACGCACTCACCCGTCTACGGCCTGAACCTGGCCCACAAGGGGGGCCGCAGCACCTCCTCGCCGACCTCCGGCCCCTGGGTCCTCCACTGA